Proteins co-encoded in one Streptomyces sp. NBC_01283 genomic window:
- a CDS encoding CoA pyrophosphatase encodes MSDMSDGNGFQERPGGTDSPHPNGTGSPNGHVRLSTEGLPAWLDPVARAAETVLPTQLSRFLPPESGAGRQSAVLILFGEGARGPELLLMERSGNLRSHAGQPSFPGGSLDPEDGDPMTDGPLHAALREAEEETGLDPRGVQIFGVLPKLFIPVSDFVVTPVLGWWRRPTPVGVVDPAETARVFTVPVSDLTDPANRATTIHPSGHQGPAFLVESALVWGFTAGVIDRILHFAGWERPWDRTKQVPLDWRA; translated from the coding sequence ATGAGCGACATGAGCGATGGGAACGGCTTCCAGGAGCGGCCCGGCGGCACAGACAGCCCGCACCCCAACGGCACAGGGAGCCCCAACGGACACGTGCGCCTCAGCACCGAAGGACTCCCCGCCTGGCTGGATCCGGTCGCACGCGCGGCCGAGACGGTCCTGCCGACCCAGCTCAGCCGCTTCCTGCCCCCGGAGAGCGGCGCCGGACGCCAGTCCGCCGTACTGATCCTCTTCGGAGAGGGCGCACGCGGCCCCGAGCTGCTTCTGATGGAGCGTTCGGGAAACCTCCGCTCGCACGCGGGACAGCCCTCCTTCCCCGGCGGCTCCCTCGACCCCGAGGACGGCGACCCGATGACGGACGGCCCGCTGCACGCCGCCCTGCGCGAGGCCGAGGAGGAGACCGGGCTCGACCCCCGGGGCGTCCAGATCTTCGGCGTGCTGCCCAAGCTCTTCATCCCGGTGAGCGACTTCGTGGTGACCCCGGTGCTCGGCTGGTGGCGCAGGCCCACGCCCGTCGGCGTCGTCGATCCGGCCGAGACGGCCCGTGTCTTCACGGTCCCCGTGTCCGATCTCACGGATCCCGCGAACCGCGCGACGACGATTCATCCGAGCGGTCACCAAGGCCCGGCGTTCCTCGTCGAGTCTGCTCTGGTCTGGGGTTTTACGGCCGGAGTGATCGACAGAATCCTGCATTTCGCAGGCTGGGAGCGCCCCTGGGACCGCACCAAGCAGGTGCCGCTCGACTGGCGCGCATGA
- a CDS encoding MarP family serine protease → MNVLDILLVVAAVWFAVVGYRQGFVVGILSVIGFLGGGLVAVYLLPVIWGALTDDEGAVSTTAAVVAVVIVIVCASIGQAFTTHLGNKLRRYITWQPARALDATGGALVNVLAMLLVAWLIGSALAGTTLPTVGKEVRNSKILLGVSRTLPNQADTWFADFSSVLARNGFPQVFSPFSNEPITEVQAPDPKLAKSAVATKAKRSIVKVQGEARGCGKVLEGTGFVFSDRRVMTNAHVVGGVDEPTVQIGGDGRTYDAKVVLYDWERDIAVLDVPTLQAPALQFTSKDAASGDNAIVAGFPENGPYDVRPARVRGRITANGPDIYHRGTVRRDVYSLYATVRQGNSGGPLLTPEGKVYGVVFAKSLDDPDTGYALTADEVRKDIEAGRTANQEVDSEGCAL, encoded by the coding sequence GTGAACGTGCTGGACATCCTTTTGGTGGTCGCCGCCGTGTGGTTCGCGGTCGTCGGTTATCGCCAGGGATTCGTCGTCGGCATCCTGTCGGTGATCGGTTTTCTGGGCGGCGGACTCGTCGCGGTGTACCTGCTGCCCGTCATCTGGGGCGCCCTCACGGACGACGAGGGGGCGGTGAGCACGACAGCGGCCGTCGTCGCCGTGGTCATCGTGATCGTCTGTGCCTCCATCGGCCAGGCCTTCACCACGCACTTGGGCAACAAGCTCCGCCGGTACATCACTTGGCAGCCCGCCCGCGCCCTGGACGCCACGGGCGGCGCGCTCGTCAACGTACTGGCGATGCTTCTCGTCGCCTGGCTGATCGGCTCCGCCCTCGCGGGCACGACGCTGCCCACGGTCGGCAAGGAAGTACGCAACTCCAAGATCCTGCTGGGCGTCTCGCGCACGCTGCCGAACCAGGCCGACACCTGGTTCGCGGACTTCTCGTCCGTCCTTGCGCGCAACGGCTTCCCACAGGTCTTCAGCCCGTTCTCGAACGAGCCCATCACCGAGGTCCAGGCCCCCGATCCCAAGCTCGCCAAGAGCGCGGTCGCCACGAAGGCCAAGCGCTCCATCGTGAAGGTGCAGGGCGAGGCCCGCGGCTGCGGCAAGGTCCTCGAAGGCACCGGCTTCGTCTTCTCCGACCGCCGCGTGATGACGAACGCGCACGTGGTCGGCGGTGTGGACGAGCCGACGGTGCAGATAGGCGGGGACGGCAGGACGTACGACGCGAAGGTCGTGCTCTACGACTGGGAGCGCGACATCGCCGTACTGGACGTGCCGACCCTCCAGGCGCCCGCGCTGCAGTTCACGTCGAAGGACGCCGCCAGCGGTGACAACGCGATCGTGGCGGGCTTCCCGGAGAACGGCCCGTACGACGTCCGCCCCGCGCGCGTGCGCGGTCGCATCACGGCCAACGGCCCGGACATCTACCACCGGGGCACCGTGCGCCGAGACGTGTACTCGCTCTACGCGACCGTCCGCCAGGGCAACTCCGGCGGCCCGCTGCTCACGCCCGAAGGCAAGGTCTACGGCGTGGTGTTCGCGAAGTCGCTCGACGACCCGGACACCGGCTACGCCCTCACCGCCGACGAGGTCCGCAAGGACATCGAGGCAGGCCGCACCGCCAACCAAGAGGTCGACAGCGAGGGCTGCGCGCTCTAG
- the nth gene encoding endonuclease III → MPPVSKPSERKPATAGAAKTTPAKKATPAAKKAVPAKRTAAAKKTTAAKKAIPAKKVTAAPKATPAKAPATPKSKAASKATSKAAPESHTALVRRARRINRELAEVYSYAHPELDFENPFELLVATVLSAQTTDLRVNQTTPRLFAAYPTPEDLAAANPEEVEELIRPTGFFRAKTKSIMGLATALRDDHGGEVPGRIEDLVKLPGVGRKTAFVVLGNAFGVPGITVDTHFGRLVRRWKWTEETDPVKVEAAIADLFPKSEWTMLSHRVIFHGRRICHSRKPACGACPIADLCPSYGEGETDPEKAKKLLKYEMGGLPGQRLKPPPDYPGKAAPPLGAA, encoded by the coding sequence GTGCCACCGGTGAGCAAGCCTTCGGAGCGGAAACCAGCCACCGCCGGCGCGGCGAAAACCACCCCGGCCAAGAAGGCCACTCCGGCTGCCAAGAAGGCCGTACCGGCGAAGAGGACCGCCGCGGCCAAGAAGACCACCGCAGCGAAGAAGGCCATCCCGGCCAAGAAGGTCACGGCAGCCCCAAAGGCCACCCCTGCCAAAGCCCCGGCCACCCCGAAGTCCAAGGCTGCCTCCAAAGCCACCTCCAAAGCCGCCCCCGAGTCCCACACCGCCCTCGTCCGCCGGGCCCGCCGCATCAACCGTGAGCTCGCCGAGGTGTACTCGTACGCACACCCCGAGTTGGACTTCGAGAACCCCTTCGAGCTGCTCGTCGCCACGGTTCTCTCCGCGCAGACGACCGACCTGCGGGTGAACCAGACGACCCCGCGCCTCTTCGCCGCGTATCCGACCCCGGAGGACCTCGCCGCCGCGAACCCCGAAGAGGTCGAGGAGTTGATCCGGCCGACCGGGTTCTTCCGGGCGAAGACGAAGTCGATCATGGGGCTCGCCACGGCTCTCAGGGACGACCACGGTGGCGAGGTCCCCGGTCGCATAGAGGACCTGGTCAAGCTGCCCGGCGTAGGACGCAAGACCGCGTTCGTGGTGCTCGGGAACGCCTTCGGGGTCCCCGGCATCACCGTGGACACCCACTTCGGGCGGCTCGTCCGGCGCTGGAAGTGGACCGAGGAGACCGACCCCGTGAAGGTCGAGGCCGCCATCGCCGACCTCTTCCCGAAGAGCGAGTGGACGATGCTCTCGCACCGCGTGATCTTCCACGGCCGCCGGATCTGCCACTCCCGCAAGCCCGCCTGCGGCGCCTGCCCGATCGCCGACCTCTGCCCGTCGTACGGGGAGGGCGAGACCGACCCGGAGAAGGCGAAGAAGCTCCTGAAGTACGAGATGGGCGGCCTGCCGGGCCAGCGTCTGAAGCCCCCGCCGGACTATCCGGGGAAGGCGGCGCCTCCGCTGGGCGCCGCATGA